The sequence CGCGAGCACCGCACTGGCCATGCGTAGTCCATCCGGCAATGTTGCTCCGCGATCCGCCATGTGCACGTCGTTGATCTCCGCCAATACCTCTCGCTTGGTATGGACGGGTCGATACTCCTTACCGCGCTCGATCGAAGCCAGCGGAATGATCGTGGCTTCGTCTCCTTCACCGAGGGCACCGACGAGCGATATGGCAGCTTCCTTCGATTGCTTCAGCAGTTCACCGCGATCGTCCGAACGTGACATGCTGGCGGAGTTGTCGATCAGGAACACCATGGAGGTGTTCGCATGTGAGGAGCCAAAAAATCCGCCAAGGTATCCGCGCAGCGCCGGGCGAGCAAACGCCAGCACGACAGCGGTCACGAGCAGGGTCCGAACAATGAGCAGCAATATCTGCCGGACCTTAACGGCTCGCATCGAGGTCTTCTCGAGCTTTTGCAGAAACCGAAGCGAGCTAAATTCAACTCGGCGGGATTTCCTTCGCGCGAACAAATGGAACAGCACCGGCAACGCCGATGCCGCAAGTCCGATGAGAAAGAGAGGATTGAGAAAGGTCACCCGCAGGAAGTTGATCGTGGATAGCGGATAGTGAATCGCGTATCTCGCGCGCTCCTCTATCCGCTATCCACTATCAACTCTCCAATGGATTAATTCGTTTTGCTTTGGAATTTCAGGTCCATCATTTCATTCCCGGGGCGCTCGATATGGGAGTAGATGGTCCCGATGCCGCGAGCAAACCAGGTCGTGCCGGTCGTACCGGCAGCGCCCTTGTAATCCACGACGACCACATCATCGTACGACTTGCCATTGACAGTCGCCGATACACCGTACTTGGCAACAGTTGCGGTGACGGACTCTCCTTGTGAGGTGAAGGTCCATGTCGCGCCAGAGGAGAGCGGCGCTTTGAGTTCGACCCACGAATCGGTATACTGGCCGTACATCTCAATGCCGAGACCAACCGCTTCGGTATCGGAAAGCGCATAGAACCATGGACGTGGCTGGCCAGCGGTGGCATAGGACCACAGGCAAGTCCAGACCGGCATCGATTGATAAGTGGTGTTCTGGTCCGATCCTTTCATGTCCATGGTTAGCATATCGCTGGCGGGCAGGTATGGATCACGCGAGGCGAAATTGTAGTGATACACCATATTCGGCGCTTCGAGAAGAATGTAGTAGTTCTTCACGTTCTGCTCCGCCTTCGGCGCCTGCGGGTTCGGGTCGGCAATCTGACTGCATCCGGAAAAAGCTCCGAGCATAGTCAGCATTCCGACGATGCCAGTCAGCACTGACATCCGGACTCGGTCACTCTGTAGTAATAATCTCTTGACACTCATAATATTGCTCCCACGCATAGAGACACTATTTTGTCTCTGCAGTTACACGTCATTAGAACCGGTACGACAGCCCATACTCGATGCGGCTGAGCAGGGTATTGTGGATATCGGGGCCGTCATAAATGGCGGGCCCGGATTGTGACGAAAGCAACTCTTGCTTTGTCTGCCCATTTTCATGGCGTCGCGTCAGCGACCAGGTTGCGCCGGCAAGGAAATGCTCCGCGATCGGGATGCGCACTCCGGCGCTCACGTCCATGAAATTCCCTCCAGAGAACAAGCCAGCGCCCACGCTGCCATCGATCAGGAACAGACCCCGATCGACCGACAAACGCCGCGTATAATACACTTCATATGTCGTCAACCAGGTCGGCTCCATCGATGCTGCAAACTCATTGAATCCGGTACTGGCAGTTTGATCAACCGTGAGCGAACCGAACATGCCACGTTCGATTCGGACGCCGGCCAAATCGTGCTCATCCAGCGCATACGCCGCGTGCAGCACCCAATCCTGAAGCGGACCGGCCGCAAAGGCATTTGCCGGAGTGATGGACTGCGTTGACGTCTCGATACCGATTTCATACCGCGACATCGCATCCAATGGCGCGATCGCAAGATCGGCAATGCTATGTGCGATAATGCCCGGCGGCTGTATATGCTCGGCCTGTGTTTCGCGCGGCATTGCCGTATAAGCAATCTCCCGGTCCTTTATATCCGAACCGCTCGCGGGCATCACATCATAGGACGGGGCGACCACCGGGATACCCACGGATGAGTGCTGGCTCGAACGTACCAGATTCTTTGAAATATTCTTCACGGCAAGCGTAGCAGCTTCCGGCGTCACGGACGTCGCATTCGCATTCTGAACTGGACTGCCTGTCGCAGTTGCAACGGAAGAAGGATTCTGATAGGCACTTGTCTGAACGGCCGCCGGGACGACGATGGACTCTCGATCGAACGATTCCGCGAGCCCAATCGAGATGATGCCAAGAATAGCCGCGGCCATTGCCCCCCGGCGAATTGACCAGAACCCAGCGGGCGTTTTCCGACGCTCCTCCCGTTGAAGGGCCGCGATTTCGGCGAAAACAGCAGCTTCGACATTCGGTGAAACGGATACGTTGCGTGCAGCCCGTGTCGCCATGCGGCGCATCGTCTCATGCTGGGTGAAGATCTCGCGAATCTCCGGACTGATGGAGACGCGGTGCATCAGCTCGGCGCTTTGGCTGTCGTTCAACCGGCCATCGAAATAAGCGATGATCGTGTCTTCGATTTGATAGACTTTCATCTTCTCGTCCGTTCTAATTGCTAAGTCCTAAGTTCGGTAAGTCATAATCTTGGACTTCTGACACCTGTTCGTCCTGAGCTTCTGATACCAGTTCATCATTCGCCGGCTCTGCGTCCGAGCGTCTCGGACTTCTTCGCCGCACGCTGCCTCGGCTTGCCTGCGATCCATAATACGGCGCGAGCAACTGGCGGAGTTGCTTTTTGGCACGCGTGATTCGCACCTTGACATTCATTTCCGTCGTGCCAGTCAACTCGGCGATCTGATCGTAATCGTATCCCTCGAATTCTCGCATGAGGAATGCTTCGCGGTAAATCGGCGCAATGCGCGCGAGCATCGTCTTAAGCATATCGTCAGCCTGGAGCGTCTCGGCGGGATCGCCCGGCGAGTCCAGAGTCATCGGCGCATTCTCGCCATCGGCAAATGTGCTCGTCGATACAAACTCCGGCGTGAATTTCGATTGACGAAGCGAATTCAGGCAAACCGAACGTGTAATCAGCAGCAGCCAACTCTTAAGGGCTTTGGCCTCGCGAAGTTGGGCGCGCCGCGAATACACGCGACTAAAGACTTCCTGAAACGCATCTTCGGCGAGCGTCTGCGAGTGCATATAATAGACGCAGTAGCTCATCACGCGTTGGCGATACCGGGAATAGACAAACTTGAATCCCGCAAGGGCTTCGCGCTCACCGCCTCGAATGAAGGCGTCAATAAGCGCGGATTCCTCTTCCGAATGGACGATCGGTTCGTTACGCGACGACATGCGTGGTGGCTAAAGGTGGGTGCTGGCGTTGCACCCGATACTTTAAGGACACAGAAGAAAGTCCTTCCGTTACAACCGGCAAGGGTTTGGCTATTCATTTCTGAAAATTCTTTAAGAAAAGAACTCACTCTAGCAATCGGCCCGAATGCCCGGCATCATTTGCTTGATCGTCAGCGCGACGAGCAACACCGAACTCAGCACGTGATAGCGGACGGTATCGATCGAATACGCGACATCATTCGAGAGCTCGAAGACAACCCGATCGATGGATCGCTCGCCGCGCTCCAAACTGCTACGCGATAGCGTGTTCCATGCTTTGGGGATGGACGGACCAAGCCCGTAGAGCAACTCCCATAAACTATCGATCCGCGTCGGAAGGGTATCGCCGCGAGAGATCGCGTTCGTCATTGCGTAATGCACTGCATCTGAGTAGAGGTGACCGCTGTATTCCATTGCCATCATGCCGATAAAGACACAATCGCGAGCGGTTGAGAGACACGTCAGGCGGCACATACGCACTGGAAATCAACTTTTCAACTCGACCGGCAAATGTAGCCACAGAGACACAACGAACTAATGTAGCGTGTATGTACTTCATTTTTCATGAATCAGTTGCTGTGTCGTTTGCGGCTATTTTCATTAGCAGCCAGCTTGGAAGGAATTGCCTTTTCAACCGGCGGTTAAAACCGGCGGTTAAAACGAAAGCACCTTATCGCTATCGACGACCCATTTTGTCAGTTCGGCCATCGTGCTGATTTCTGAACCTTCGATCAAAGGAGCTTTGCTGATCCCGCGCGCTTCGGCACAACTGCCACAAATCTTCACCGAAGCATTCTTGGATAATGCGAGCTTCAGCATCCGCTCGATATTATAGTACCCATTCGGAGTCGTTTGGTTAGCGATCGCGCAGGCGGCAGCATCGGCCATCAGAAAGATTCTTACCTCGACTTCGGGATGGTCTTTCCCGAATTGATTCGCGAGCCGTAGCGCATTGTATGCTTTCTCGGATCCATACGGCGCATGATTGATAACGATCAAAATCTTCATTGTACTTACGTCTATTTTAGAATTAGCTCCTCGTCAACTGCGTGCGCGCCAATATCCATTCCGATGACGAACTGATAGAACGGTGGCGGCTTTCAACTTTACGAGACTTCAAAATGCGTAAGATTCTATTACCATGAGCGTATTTATTATTATTGGCTCATTGCTCGGTTGGGAACGTACTACCGTAGGTTCTACTTCAATCATGCATTACGCCATGGCGATGGGAGAATAGATAACCCTCAGCGAATCGGCGGTGTAAACTCGTCAATCAATCACCATAATATGTTGAATCGAACAATCTCGAAGAAGCTGTGGCAATCAGGAGCTATTGTACTTGCTCTAACCATGGTCAGCTTTATTCTCAGCGCGCCGGTCGCGCGTGCATCTTTTACACTACCATTGGTATCGAAACCGGACACGAGCCGGATCATCACTGACACGGTTCACGTGCTCGATATGGTCTGCGGCCAATGCGAGTCCCACATCAAGTCCAATCTTAAGAAAGTCGCTGGCGTCAAGACCGTCACGGCCTATCATAGTACTGGACTTGTCATTGTCAAGCACCACGCATCACTCTCCGAGGCCGCCATCGAGCAGGGCATTGCGAAGAGTGGATATAGCACGAAGAACTACCCCGCCGATAAAGCCGCCCATGAGGCGTTGGACGAGTGCTGCCGAAAGGAATTGCAGTAACCACGCATTGTGTGGCGACGAGTTCTACTCGCCGACCCGAGGAGCCCTCTTCGGCGGTTCGGCCAGTAAAAACTCGCCAATACACCTCGCGTGAGAGCTTTGCCTGACGAAAGTTCGTGATTTTTGGGATAATTCAGCACCTTTTCACGCGCGATCTGTTTTCCACGCGTGCTTCTCAAGCCCTCGAAGATCGTACTCGCACAGACAGGCTCCGTACTCGGGGATGTCGCGAAAAACGTCGCTCATCACGCTGATCTCACACGTCAGGCCATCGATGCGAAGGCCGATGCCATTATTTTTCCAGAACTTTCGCTCTCCGGCTATACGGTCCG is a genomic window of Bacteroidota bacterium containing:
- a CDS encoding RNA polymerase sigma factor, translated to MSSRNEPIVHSEEESALIDAFIRGGEREALAGFKFVYSRYRQRVMSYCVYYMHSQTLAEDAFQEVFSRVYSRRAQLREAKALKSWLLLITRSVCLNSLRQSKFTPEFVSTSTFADGENAPMTLDSPGDPAETLQADDMLKTMLARIAPIYREAFLMREFEGYDYDQIAELTGTTEMNVKVRITRAKKQLRQLLAPYYGSQASRGSVRRRSPRRSDAEPANDELVSEAQDEQVSEVQDYDLPNLGLSN
- a CDS encoding DsrE family protein, with amino-acid sequence MKILIVINHAPYGSEKAYNALRLANQFGKDHPEVEVRIFLMADAAACAIANQTTPNGYYNIERMLKLALSKNASVKICGSCAEARGISKAPLIEGSEISTMAELTKWVVDSDKVLSF
- a CDS encoding heavy metal-associated domain-containing protein, with protein sequence MLNRTISKKLWQSGAIVLALTMVSFILSAPVARASFTLPLVSKPDTSRIITDTVHVLDMVCGQCESHIKSNLKKVAGVKTVTAYHSTGLVIVKHHASLSEAAIEQGIAKSGYSTKNYPADKAAHEALDECCRKELQ